The following are from one region of the Salmo trutta chromosome 22, fSalTru1.1, whole genome shotgun sequence genome:
- the pkn2b gene encoding serine/threonine-protein kinase N2 isoform X1 encodes MAADSLQGDARALGENLDLSDTVVQQRLEELKDHIKREIRKELKIKEGAENLKKVTTDKKSLAYVDNQLKKSNRKLEELHQELQELNAHIVVKDPEILLVPGCPLTPDTPSSESRMCSSRLGALKKQNDIELKCKQGAENMIQMYSNGSSKDKKLLATAQQMLQDSKTKMEFIRMQILKASQTGETNYGNNDVSVSKPIISPLDLRLEELRHHSRIEHAVADGAQNVMILLGSSGKVTEKKAHSEAQARFNESNQKLDLLKLSLEQRLSELPKNHPKSLLIMEELAMVVSPPLSPRHSVMSTYNQYSTVTKPAALTGTLEVRLMGCQDLLEEVPGRCKAPSASHPGWSPSDQRSSFMSRSNKNKGASSRNLSKSDDLSNEISAVLKLDNTEVGQTSWKPVSNQSWDQKFTLELDRSRELEISVYWRDWRSLCAVKFLRLEDFLDNQRHGMCLYLEPQGKLFAEVTFFNPVIERRSKLQRQKKIFSKQQGKTFLRAPQMNINIATWGRLVRRAIPSVNNSFSPAQLPDMGTELGPESQSILHLPSPASPSDLIVTKLEFGKEPPLPLKRHTVASIGEPILESSIADGEKVQEAMSTFDFLNESRNSMLKCKLDDSVIVEQPNERLPVQHTTDTREEEDFQFSLIDFKCVAVLGRGHFGKVLLADYESTGEMFAIKALKKGDIVSRDEVDSLMCEKRIFETVNSVRHPFLVNLFACFQTKEHVCFVMEYAAGGDLMMHIHTDVFQEPRAVFYAACVVLGLQYLHDHKIVYRDLKLDNLLLDTEGYVKIADFGLCKEGMGYQDRTSTFCGTPEFLAPEVLTETSYTRAVDWWGLGVLIFEMLVGESPFPGDDEEEVFDSIVNDEVRYPRFLSTEAISIMRRLLRRNPERRLGAGEKDAEEVKKHPFFRSVDWDGLLAKKVRPEFIPTIKGREDVSNFDDEFTSEVPILTPPREPRVLTAEDQQMFADFDYIADWC; translated from the exons GGAGACGCCAGAGCTCTGGGTGAGAACCTGGACCTGTCAGACACCGTGGTGCAGCAGAGGTTAGAGGAGCTCAAGGACCACATCAAGAGGGAGATCAGGAAGGAGTTGAAGATTAAGGAAGGAGCTGAGAACCTGAAGAAGGTCACCACGGACAAGAAGAGCCTGGCCTACGTTGACAACCAGCTGAAGAAGAGCAACAGGAAGCTGGAGGAGCTGCACCAGGAGCTTCAGGAGCTCAACGCTCACATCGTGGTCAAGGACCCAGAGATCCTGCTAG TTCCCGGCTGCCCTCTGACCCCAGACACCCCCAGCAGTGAGTCCAGAATGTGCAGTAGCAGACTGGGGGCTCTGAAGAAGCAGAACGACATTGAGCTCAAATGCAAACAAGGAGCTGAGAATATGATCCAGATGTATTCCAATGGATCCTCCAAG GATAAGAAGCTGCTTGCCACTGCTCAGCAGATGCTGCAGGACAGCAAGACCAAGATGGAGTTTATCAGGATGCAGATCCTCAAAGCCAGCCAGACTGGTGAGACCAACTACGGCAATAACGACG TCTCTGTGTCCAAGCCCATCATCAGTCCTCTGGACCTGAGACTAGAGGAGTTGCGACATCACTCCAGGATAGAACATGCTGTAGCTGATGGAGCCCAGAACGTCATGATCCTGCTgggctcttctgggaaggttacGGAGAAGAAGGCCCACTCTGAG GCTCAAGCCCGGTTCAATGAGTCCAATCAGAAGTTGGACCTGCTGAAGTTATCTCTGGAGCAGCGGCTGAGTGAGCTACCTAAGAACCACCCTAAGAGCCTTCTCATCATGGAGGAACTAGCCATGGTGGTGTCCCCTCCGCTCAGCCCACGCCATAGCGTTATGTCTACATACAACCAGTACAGCACGGTCACCAAGCCTGCTGCACTCACAG GTACGTTGGAGGTACGTCTGATGGGTTGTCAGGATCTGCTGGAGGAGGTCCCAGGTCGCTGTAAGGCCCCCTCAGCCTCCCACCCCGGCTGGAGCCCCAGTGACCAGCGCTCCTCCTTCATGTCCAGAAGCAACAAGAACAAAGGAGCCAGCTCACGCAACCTCTCCAAGTCCGACGACCTGTCCA atgagaTCAGTGCTGTGCTAAAGTTGGACAACACTGAAGTGGGACAGACCAGCTGGAAACCAGTCAGCAACCAGTCCTGGGACCAGAAGTTTACATTGGAACTAGACAGG TCTCGTGAGCTGGAGATCTCAGTCTACTGGAGGGACTGGAGATCACTGTGTGCCGTCAAGTTCCTACGCCTGGAAGACTTCCTGGACAACCAACGACATGGCATGTGCCTCTACCTGGAGCCTCAGGGAAAACTGTTTGCTGAG GTTACATTTTTCAACCCAGTTATTGAGCGGAGGTCAAAACTTCAAAGGCAAAAAAAGATATTCTCCAAACAacaag GGAAGACGTTCCTGCGTGCCCCTCAGATGAACATCAACATCGCTACGTGGGGTCGGCTGGTGAGGAGAGCCATCCCCTCCGTCAACAACTCCTTCAGTCCAGCTCAGCTGCCAGACATGGGGACAGAGCTAGGTCCTGagtcccagtccatcctgcaccttccctccccagcctcccccag tgaCCTGATAGTAACCAAACTGGAGTTTGGCAAAGAGCCCCCACTTCCCCTGAAGCGCCACACTGTGGCTTCTATTGGAGAGCCCATTCTGGAGAGCAGTATCGCAGACGGAGAGAAAGTACAG GAAGCCATGTCTACATTTGACTTCCTGAATGAGAGCAGGAACAGTATGTTAAAGTGTAAACTAGACGACAGTGTTATTGTAGAGCAGCCCAATGAGAGGTTACCTGTCCAACACACCACGGAtaccagggaggaggaagacttCCAGTTCAGTCTCATAGACTTTAAATGTGTGGCAGTCCTGGGCCGAGGACACTTTGGAAAG GTGCTCCTGGCTGACTATGAAAGTACTGGGGAGATGTTTGCTATCAAGGCCCTGAAGAAAGGAGACATTGTATCACGTGATGAAGTAGACAG CCTGATGTGTGAGAAGCGTATCTTTGAGACTGTGAACAGCGTCAGACATCCCTTCCTGGTCAACCTGTTTGCGTGCTTCCAGACAAAGGAACACGTGTGCTTTGTCATGGAGTATGCGGCTGGTGGTGACCTCATgatgcacatacacacagacgTGTTCCAAGAACCTCGGGCTGT GTTCTACGCTGCTTGTGTTGTCTTGGGATTGCAGTATCTTCATGACCATAAGATTGTATACAG AGACCTGAAGCTGGACAACTTGTTGCTGGACACAGAGGGATACGTGAAGATCGCTGACTTTGGCCTATGTAAAGAAG GGATGGGCTATCAGGACCGCACCAGTACTTTCTGCGGTACTCCTGAGTTCCTGGCCCCTGAGGTGCTGACAGAGACGTCATACACGCGGGCCGTGGACTGGTGGGGCCTAGGGGTCCTCATCTTTGAGATGCTGGTGGGGGAGTCCCCATTCCCTggagatgatgaagaggaggtgtTTGACAGCATCGTAAACGATGAAGTCCGCTACCCACGATTCCTCTCTACCGAAGCTATTTCCATCATGAGAAGG CTGTTGAGGAGAAACCCAGAGAGACGTCTTGGGGCTGGTGAGAAAGACGCAGAGGAAGTTAAGAAGCATCCGTTCTTTAGG AGTGTGGACTGGGACGGTCTACTAGCTAAGAAGGTGCGACCAGAGTTCATTCCCACCATCAAAGGTAGAGAGGATGTCAGTAACTTTGATGACGAGTTCACCTCAGAAGTACCAATCCTGACTCCGCCCCGGGAACCCAGGGTTCTGACGGCCGAGGACCAGCAAATGTTTGCCGACTTTGACTACATCGCAGACTGGTGTTAG
- the pkn2b gene encoding serine/threonine-protein kinase N2 isoform X2, with product MCSSRLGALKKQNDIELKCKQGAENMIQMYSNGSSKDKKLLATAQQMLQDSKTKMEFIRMQILKASQTGETNYGNNDVSVSKPIISPLDLRLEELRHHSRIEHAVADGAQNVMILLGSSGKVTEKKAHSEAQARFNESNQKLDLLKLSLEQRLSELPKNHPKSLLIMEELAMVVSPPLSPRHSVMSTYNQYSTVTKPAALTGTLEVRLMGCQDLLEEVPGRCKAPSASHPGWSPSDQRSSFMSRSNKNKGASSRNLSKSDDLSNEISAVLKLDNTEVGQTSWKPVSNQSWDQKFTLELDRSRELEISVYWRDWRSLCAVKFLRLEDFLDNQRHGMCLYLEPQGKLFAEVTFFNPVIERRSKLQRQKKIFSKQQGKTFLRAPQMNINIATWGRLVRRAIPSVNNSFSPAQLPDMGTELGPESQSILHLPSPASPSDLIVTKLEFGKEPPLPLKRHTVASIGEPILESSIADGEKVQEAMSTFDFLNESRNSMLKCKLDDSVIVEQPNERLPVQHTTDTREEEDFQFSLIDFKCVAVLGRGHFGKVLLADYESTGEMFAIKALKKGDIVSRDEVDSLMCEKRIFETVNSVRHPFLVNLFACFQTKEHVCFVMEYAAGGDLMMHIHTDVFQEPRAVFYAACVVLGLQYLHDHKIVYRDLKLDNLLLDTEGYVKIADFGLCKEGMGYQDRTSTFCGTPEFLAPEVLTETSYTRAVDWWGLGVLIFEMLVGESPFPGDDEEEVFDSIVNDEVRYPRFLSTEAISIMRRLLRRNPERRLGAGEKDAEEVKKHPFFRSVDWDGLLAKKVRPEFIPTIKGREDVSNFDDEFTSEVPILTPPREPRVLTAEDQQMFADFDYIADWC from the exons ATGTGCAGTAGCAGACTGGGGGCTCTGAAGAAGCAGAACGACATTGAGCTCAAATGCAAACAAGGAGCTGAGAATATGATCCAGATGTATTCCAATGGATCCTCCAAG GATAAGAAGCTGCTTGCCACTGCTCAGCAGATGCTGCAGGACAGCAAGACCAAGATGGAGTTTATCAGGATGCAGATCCTCAAAGCCAGCCAGACTGGTGAGACCAACTACGGCAATAACGACG TCTCTGTGTCCAAGCCCATCATCAGTCCTCTGGACCTGAGACTAGAGGAGTTGCGACATCACTCCAGGATAGAACATGCTGTAGCTGATGGAGCCCAGAACGTCATGATCCTGCTgggctcttctgggaaggttacGGAGAAGAAGGCCCACTCTGAG GCTCAAGCCCGGTTCAATGAGTCCAATCAGAAGTTGGACCTGCTGAAGTTATCTCTGGAGCAGCGGCTGAGTGAGCTACCTAAGAACCACCCTAAGAGCCTTCTCATCATGGAGGAACTAGCCATGGTGGTGTCCCCTCCGCTCAGCCCACGCCATAGCGTTATGTCTACATACAACCAGTACAGCACGGTCACCAAGCCTGCTGCACTCACAG GTACGTTGGAGGTACGTCTGATGGGTTGTCAGGATCTGCTGGAGGAGGTCCCAGGTCGCTGTAAGGCCCCCTCAGCCTCCCACCCCGGCTGGAGCCCCAGTGACCAGCGCTCCTCCTTCATGTCCAGAAGCAACAAGAACAAAGGAGCCAGCTCACGCAACCTCTCCAAGTCCGACGACCTGTCCA atgagaTCAGTGCTGTGCTAAAGTTGGACAACACTGAAGTGGGACAGACCAGCTGGAAACCAGTCAGCAACCAGTCCTGGGACCAGAAGTTTACATTGGAACTAGACAGG TCTCGTGAGCTGGAGATCTCAGTCTACTGGAGGGACTGGAGATCACTGTGTGCCGTCAAGTTCCTACGCCTGGAAGACTTCCTGGACAACCAACGACATGGCATGTGCCTCTACCTGGAGCCTCAGGGAAAACTGTTTGCTGAG GTTACATTTTTCAACCCAGTTATTGAGCGGAGGTCAAAACTTCAAAGGCAAAAAAAGATATTCTCCAAACAacaag GGAAGACGTTCCTGCGTGCCCCTCAGATGAACATCAACATCGCTACGTGGGGTCGGCTGGTGAGGAGAGCCATCCCCTCCGTCAACAACTCCTTCAGTCCAGCTCAGCTGCCAGACATGGGGACAGAGCTAGGTCCTGagtcccagtccatcctgcaccttccctccccagcctcccccag tgaCCTGATAGTAACCAAACTGGAGTTTGGCAAAGAGCCCCCACTTCCCCTGAAGCGCCACACTGTGGCTTCTATTGGAGAGCCCATTCTGGAGAGCAGTATCGCAGACGGAGAGAAAGTACAG GAAGCCATGTCTACATTTGACTTCCTGAATGAGAGCAGGAACAGTATGTTAAAGTGTAAACTAGACGACAGTGTTATTGTAGAGCAGCCCAATGAGAGGTTACCTGTCCAACACACCACGGAtaccagggaggaggaagacttCCAGTTCAGTCTCATAGACTTTAAATGTGTGGCAGTCCTGGGCCGAGGACACTTTGGAAAG GTGCTCCTGGCTGACTATGAAAGTACTGGGGAGATGTTTGCTATCAAGGCCCTGAAGAAAGGAGACATTGTATCACGTGATGAAGTAGACAG CCTGATGTGTGAGAAGCGTATCTTTGAGACTGTGAACAGCGTCAGACATCCCTTCCTGGTCAACCTGTTTGCGTGCTTCCAGACAAAGGAACACGTGTGCTTTGTCATGGAGTATGCGGCTGGTGGTGACCTCATgatgcacatacacacagacgTGTTCCAAGAACCTCGGGCTGT GTTCTACGCTGCTTGTGTTGTCTTGGGATTGCAGTATCTTCATGACCATAAGATTGTATACAG AGACCTGAAGCTGGACAACTTGTTGCTGGACACAGAGGGATACGTGAAGATCGCTGACTTTGGCCTATGTAAAGAAG GGATGGGCTATCAGGACCGCACCAGTACTTTCTGCGGTACTCCTGAGTTCCTGGCCCCTGAGGTGCTGACAGAGACGTCATACACGCGGGCCGTGGACTGGTGGGGCCTAGGGGTCCTCATCTTTGAGATGCTGGTGGGGGAGTCCCCATTCCCTggagatgatgaagaggaggtgtTTGACAGCATCGTAAACGATGAAGTCCGCTACCCACGATTCCTCTCTACCGAAGCTATTTCCATCATGAGAAGG CTGTTGAGGAGAAACCCAGAGAGACGTCTTGGGGCTGGTGAGAAAGACGCAGAGGAAGTTAAGAAGCATCCGTTCTTTAGG AGTGTGGACTGGGACGGTCTACTAGCTAAGAAGGTGCGACCAGAGTTCATTCCCACCATCAAAGGTAGAGAGGATGTCAGTAACTTTGATGACGAGTTCACCTCAGAAGTACCAATCCTGACTCCGCCCCGGGAACCCAGGGTTCTGACGGCCGAGGACCAGCAAATGTTTGCCGACTTTGACTACATCGCAGACTGGTGTTAG